The following are encoded in a window of Vigna unguiculata cultivar IT97K-499-35 chromosome 8, ASM411807v1, whole genome shotgun sequence genomic DNA:
- the LOC114193629 gene encoding probable glucan 1,3-beta-glucosidase A — MYKYLAESLGRETKITHPNMTTCVNLKIWLLNLLTLSTVLSFSNGKPSTKFRVKAVNLGGWLVTEGWMKPSLFDGIPNKDFLDGTGVQFKSVTTGKYLCAESGGGTILVANRTVASGWETFRLWRINENTFRLRVFNKQFVGLDGVKVVAVSNDSIASATFHIVKESESSSRVRLKACNGYFLQAKSEEVVTADVSKVSAWEDDDPTIFVITIAARLQGEFQVTNGYGPTKAPQVMKDHWSTFIVENDFKFMRSKGLNGARIPVGWWIASDPAPPWPYVGGSLHALDNAFFWAQKYGLKIIIDLHAAPGSQNGFQHSGSRDGSLEWGTTDESINQTIYVIDFLSARYAKNPSFYAVELLNEPLSPGVTIEMLNKYYKAGYEAVRRHSCTAYVILSSRLGPSDSKELFPLANDMMRSVIDVHYYNIFDDVFENMNAQQNIDFIYTNRSSQLNNITISNGNVPLIFVGEWVADWRVKNATKEDFQRFSKAQIDVYGRATFGWAYWALKNANKFWNLEWMINNGYVKI; from the exons ATGTATAAATACTTAGCAGAATCATTGGGCAGAGAGACAAAGATCACACATCCAAACATGACGACTTGTGTCAACCTCAAAATATGGCTTCTTAACTTGCTCACCTTGTCCACTGTTCTTTCCTTCTCCAATGGAAAACCAAGTACCAAGTTTCGAGTGAAAGCAGTTAATCTTGGTGGGTGGTTGGTGACAGAAGGTTGGATGAAACCTTCTCTCTTCGATGGCATTCCAAATAAAGATTTCTTG GATGGAACTGGTGTTCAGTTCAAGTCTGTGACAACGGGCAAATATCTCTGTGCCGAGTCTGGAGGAGGAACAATCCTAGTTGCAAACCGCACAGTTGCTTCTGGTTGGGAAACATTTAGA TTGTGGAGGATAAACGAGAACACTTTCAGATTGAGGGTGTTCAACAAACAGTTTGTGGGTTTAGATGGGGTTAAAGTCGTTGCTGTTTCTAACGATTCGATTGCTTCTGCGACATTTCATATTGTTAAGGAAAGTGAAAGTTCGAGTCGTGTTCGTCTCAAAGCATGCAATGGATACTTCCTGCAG GCTAAGTCAGAGGAGGTAGTGACTGCTGATGTATCCAAGGTGAGTGCATGGGAAGATGATGACCCAACCATTTTTGTGATAACCATTGCTGCAAGGTTGCAAGGAGAATTCCAAGTCACAAATGGTTATGGCCCCACAAAAGCTCCCCAAGTTATGAAG GACCATTGGAGCACATTTATTGTTGAAAATGACTTCAAATTCATGAGGAGTAAGGGATTAAATGGTGCCAGAATTCCAGTAGGGTGGTGGATAGCAAGTGATCCTGCTCCACCTTGGCCTTATGTGGGTGGTTCCTTGCACGCACTAGACAATGCCTTCTTCTGGGCACA GAAATATGgactaaaaattatcattgatCTTCATGCTGCACCTGGTTCACAAAATGGCTTTCAGCATAGTGGTTCAAGAGATGGTTCTCTAGAATGGGGGACAACAGACGAAAGCATTAACCAAACAATTTATGTTATAGACTTTCTATCTGCAAG GTACGCCAAAAATCCTAGCTTTTATGCAGTTGAGCTACTAAACGAGCCTCTCTCACCTGGTGTGACGATTGAGATGTTGAACAAGTATTACAAAGCTGGGTATGAAGCTGTTCGCAGACACTCATGCACAGCTTATGTGATACTCTCAAGTAGATTAGGACCCTCAGATTCAAAGGAACTATTTCCTCTTGCGAATGATATGATGCGATCTGTGATTGATGTTCATTACTACAACATCTTCGATGATGTATTTGAAAACATGAATGCCCAACAAAACATTGATTTCATCTACACCAATCGCTCATCGCAGTTGAACAATATCACAATCTCAAATGGAAATGTTCCTCTTATTTTTGTGG GTGAATGGGTTGCTGATTGGAGAGTTAAAAATGCTACAAAGGAGGACTTCCAAAGATTTTCTAAGGCCCAAATAGATGTTTATGGGCGAGCCACGTTCGGGTGGGCTTATTGGGCTCTCAAGAATGCCAACAAGTTCTGGAATTTAGAGTGGATGATCAATAATGGTTACGTTAAAATTTAG
- the LOC114195012 gene encoding uncharacterized protein LOC114195012: MRRQIQEEMQTEMQRQLAEIRRKNEEEVNALRVENQRIRRQTERTERRREMPQEEEVQEETSDQEESRAQTNPNHTGALARTPRRHPFVDGIMTADLPARWKGLTMNQYDGTTDPEEHIDIFTTQVGLYTTEDAILCRVFPTSLKGPALRWFTRLPPNSVDCFDTLTTRFSIQFATSKPHHLTSLALVNVRQEKDETLRNFMERFGKLSLNISNLNPEVAMHHLITALRPGPFVDSLCKKPVANLDELRTRATKFMQMEELKEFRNTTRRETLDRKQPERDRATTSRPGSRFREQRQPKYHRYTPLISNRAQILEEALNADLISPPRKVLTPPHADTTKHCRYHRNYGHTTEEKEDRDGGNERKEYRAPAYGGRREDNLRRKIDHKKDEQREPQEKPLRGVINYIAGGFTGGGSTASARKKYVRAVQSVNAVSIYPRRHMAPITFRDDDFQVVDPQHDDPMVISVEIEDFAVRKTLVDQGSSVDILYWRTFKKLKISEEDIQHYSEPIVGFSGERVDTKGYIDLFTKFGGGKVTRTVKIRYLIVDAHTSYNILLGRPSLNTLGAVVSTYHLAMKFPSASGDIITIHVDQPTARKCYADSLRGRPRSPPKRAVHNIERTSRIEGIDLDPRFNDDTRVEPVEATERHDFGDGVRYTYTGKAYADVEELKQTLNEHADLFAWSAADMPGIDLRIACHKLSVYTEAKSVSQKRRKMGEEKREATKIEVQKLLSAGFIAEAKYTTWLANVVLVKKPNGKWRMCTDYTDLNKACPKDTYPLPSIDRLVDGAAGHRVLSFLDAYSGYNQIPMYAGDKEKTAFITEEANFYYEVMPFGLKNAGATYQRLMDRVFHHLIGKCMEVYVDDMVVMSDSLEQHIIDLREVLHAVRRYDMRLNPEKCVFGVTGGKFLGFMLTHRGIEANPDKCQAVLSMRSPANIKETQRLVGRLAALSRFMPTLAEKTQPMLKLMKKACKFAWDEACEHAFVKLKEYLSSPPILHKPAKGKPLLIYLAISNNVVSTAIVQEHDGQQQPVYFISRVLHDAELRYQTVEKVALALVVTTRRLRPYFQSYEAIVRTDYPIHKMLRRPDLAGRMVGWSVELSEFHIRCEARGAIKAQCLADFVNELAGQTEPNDNTWTLFVDGSSNTKDGGAGIVLQGPNNLLLKQSLRFGFKPSNNQAEYEALIAGLHLAADMGVENLTCKSDSQLLVGHMDGSFQVKDPLLIRYYHVVKGMLAQFKTVRLEHINRAQNSRADLLFKLATTKIKGHHHTVIHATLSQPTVTMIDSNVTEVTKTEDKGWMVPIVQFIQHGEDSGTDDPAIRKKASRFMLIGGELYKRGFSNPLLKCVAENQTQYLMDELHTSICGFHSGSRTMASRILRAGYYWPTLKTDCDRYVQRCTRC, translated from the exons ATGCGGCGACAAATACAGGAAGAGATGCAGACAGAAATGCAGCGGCAACTAGCTGAGATAAGACGTAAAAACGAAGAGGAAGTCAACGCCTTGAGGGTGGAAAACCAAAGAATCAGGAGACAGACCGAACGCACGGAGAGAAGGAGAGAAATGCCACAAGAAGAAGAAGTACAAGAAGAGACGTCAGACCAGGAGGAATCCCGCGCTCAAACTAATCCCAATCATACCGGTGCACTAGCAAGAACACCTAGGCGTCACCCCTTTGTGGACGGAATCATGACGGCTGACCTCCCTGCACGTTGGAAGGGGCTTACTATGAATCAGTATGATGGCACCACAGATCCGGAGGAGCATATAGACATCTTTACCACTCAGGTGGGACTGTATACAACCGAAGACGCCATCCTCTGTCGCGTTTTCCCAACATCGCTAAAGGGTCCGGCGCTCCGTTGGTTTACCCGGCTTCCCCCCAACTCCGTGGACTGTTTTGATACACTGACGACGCGTTTTAGCATTCAATTTGCTACTAGCAAACCCCATCATCTCACCTCTTTGGCACTGGTGAATGTGCGGCAAGAAAAAGATGAGACATTACGCAATTTCATGGAGCGATTCGGGAAACTATCCCTAAACATCAGTAATTTGAATCCAGAGGTAGCCATGCATCATTTGATTACAGCCCTGCGACCAGGCCCATTTGTGGACAGCCTGTGCAAAAAACCTGTGGCCAATCTGGACGAGCTCCGAACGCGAGCTACGAAGTTTATGCAAATGGAAGAGCTGAAGGAGTTTCGCAACACCACCCGCAGGGAAACCCTTGACAGAAAGCAACCCGAGAGAGACAGAGCAACAACCTCAAGACCAGGCTCTAGGTTCCGAGAGCAAAGACAACCAAAGTATCATAGATACACCCCGCTGATATCCAACAGGGCACAGATTCTGGAGGAAGCCCTAAATGCCGACCTTATATCTCCCCCTAGAAAGGTCCTAACTCCCCCTCATGCTGACACCACGAAGCACTGCCGTTATCACCGAAATTACGGCCATACTACAGAAGA AAAGGAGGACCGAGATGGAGGAAACGAGAGGAAAGAGTACAGAGCGCCAGCGTATGGGGGGCGACGCGAAGATAACCTTAGACGAAAGATCGATCATAAGAAGGATGAGCAACGGGAACCACAGGAAAAGCCATTACGGGGAGTTATTAACTACATTGCGGGAGGTTTCACTGGTGGGGGCTCCACTGCATCTGCCAGAAAGAAGTATGTCCGTGCAGTTCAGAGCGTGAATGCAGTTTCTATATATCCGCGTAGGCATATGGCGCCTATTACCTTTAGGGACGACGATTTTCAGGTTGTTGACCCTCAACATGATGATCCGATGGTCATATCGGTGGAAATTGAAGACTTCGCTGTCAGAAAAACCCTTGTGGATCAAGGAAGTTCGGTAGACATCCTCTATTGGAGAACTttcaaaaagttgaaaatttcaGAAGAAGACATTCAACATTATTCAGAACCCATAGTTGGCTTTTCAGGTGAGAGGGTGGACACGAAAGGCTATATCGACCTCTTCACTAAATTTGGAGGAGGAAAGGTGACGAGGACGGTAAAGATCAGGTACCTCATCGTCGATGCGCACACATCATATAACATATTATTAGGAAGGCCCTCTCTTAATACGTTGGGCGCAGTCGTTTCCACATATCATTTGGCAATGAAGTTTCCTTCCGCATCTGGAGATATCATCACCATACACGTGGACCAACCTACTGCTCGTAAGTGTTATGCGGATAGCTTGAGAGGACGACCTAGGTCACCACCAAAACGCGCAGTACACAATATTGAGAGAACATCGAGGATTGAGGGCATAGACTTAGATCCTCGCTTCAATGATGACACACGGGTCGAACCGGTTGAGGCCACAGAGAGACATGACTTTGGGGACGGGGTCAGGTACACCTACACTGGTAAGGCGTATGCAGATGTCGAGGAGCTGAAGCAGACGTTGAACGAGCACGCCGATTTGTTTGCATGGAGCGCAGCCGACATGCCTGGAATCGACCTTCGAATTGCTTGCCACAAACTGTCTGTTTATACAGAAGCAAAATCGGTCTCTCAAAAGAGGCGAAAAATGggggaagaaaagagagaagcAACCAAGATTGAGGTACAGAAACTGCTCTCTGCGGGCTTTATCGCAGAGGCTAAGTATACCACTTGGTTGGCCAACGTGGTATTGGTCAAAAAGCCCAATGGCAAGTGGCGGATGTGCACGGACTACACAGACCTTAATAAGGCCTGCCCCAAAGACACTTATCCTTTACCCAGCATCGACCGGCTTGTCGATGGAGCAGCTGGCCATAGGGTACTTAGTTTCTTGGATGCCTATTCGGGTTACAACCAGATACCTATGTACGCAGGTGACAAGGAGAAAACAGCTTTCATCACAGAGGAAGCCAATTTCTACTATGAGGTAATGCCCTTTGGTTTGAAAAACGCAGGAGCGACGTATCAAAGATTGATGGATCGGGTTTTTCATCATCTGATTGGAAAATGCATGGAGGTTTACGTAGATGACATGGTGGTGATGTCCGATTCGTTAGAACAGCACATAATAGACCTCAGGGAGGTGCTACATGCAGTACGCCGATATGACATGCGTTTAAATCCAGAGAAGTGCGTGTTCGGAGTCACAGGAGGGAAATTCTTAGGGTTCATGTTAACACACCGAGGAATTGAGGCTAACCCAGACAAGTGCCAAGCGGTACTAAGTATGCGTAGTCCTGCAAACATCAAGGAGACACAGAGGTTGGTCGGACGTTTAGCAGCACTGTCGAGATTCATGCCAACATTAGCCGAGAAAACACAGCCCATGCTTAAACTGATGAAGAAGGCTTGTAAGTTCGCGTGGGATGAAGCCTGTGAGCACGCGTTTGTTAAACTGAAAGAATATCTGTCCTCACCCCCGATATTGCACAAACCCGCAAAAGGTAAACCACTTTTAATATATCTAGCTATTTCTAATAACGTCGTAAGCACTGCTATAGTCCAGGAACACGATGGACAACAACAACCTGTTTACTTCATCAGCAGAGTTCTGCACGATGCTGAGCTGCGCTACCAGACGGTGGAGAAGGTGGCATTGGCATTGGTAGTCACAACCAGAAGATTACGGCCGTACTTTCAGAGCTATGAGGCCATAGTGCGAACCGACTACCCAATACACAAAATGCTGAGGAGACCCGATCTGGCGGGCCGAATGGTGGGATGGTCAGTTGAGTTGTCCGAATTTCACATTCGCTGTGAAGCGAGAGGAGcaatcaaagcccaatgtctgGCTGACTTTGTTAACGAGCTAGCTGGACAGACAGAGCCGAACGATAACACATGGACACTTTTTGTGGACGGCTCCTCTAATACCAAAGATGGAGGGGCTGGCATAGTTTTGCAAGGACCAAACAATCTTCTTCTTAAGCAATCCTTGCGGTTCGGATTCAAGCCCTCAAACAATCAAGCGGAGTATGAAGCATTGATTGCTGGACTGCATTTGGCAGCAGATATGGGCGTCGAGAATCTCACGTGCAAATCCGACTCACAACTCCTGGTGGGACATATGGATGGCAGTTTCCAGGTGAAAGATCCTCTCCTCATCCGCTATTACCATGTCGTAAAAGGAATGTTGGCACAATTTAAAACAGTACGGCTGGAACACATTAATCGAGCGCAGAACTCCAGAGCAGACTTACTCTTTAAGTTAGCCACGACTAAGATAAAGGGACATCATCACACAGTAATTCATGCTACACTCAGTCAACCCACTGTCACCATGATAGATAGCAATGTCACAGAGGTAACAAAAACAGAGGACAAGGGGTGGATGGTTCCCATAGTTCAATTCATACAGCATGGTGAGGACAGCGGAACTGACGACCCCGCAATCAGGAAGAAGGCTTCGCGGTTCATGCTCATAGGCGGTGAATTATATAAAAGAGGATTTTCCAACCCCCTCTTAAAATGTGTAGCCGAAAATCAAACGCAATACTTGATGGATGAATTGCACACAAGCATTTGTGGTTTTCATTCCGGCTCGAGAACCATGGCGTCCCGCATCTTGAGAGCAGGGTACTATTGGCCTACCCTCAAGACGGATTGTGACAGATATGTTCAACGATGCACTCGCTGCTAG